CGATATCACCGGATTTTTTTTCTGACTAAAAAATCAAAACCATAAAAAAAGAGGTATGACCATGCACTATGAATCCCGTGCAAAATTTGATGAAACTTTCGCCAACGTCGCAGGCGTAACAGCAAGCGAGATGAAGGCCAGCTTTGACGAAGTACAGCAGGCTTACAGATGGATCGAGGCTGTTGCCGCTGAATGTACGAACGTCGCGCTTGAGGGTAGGATTCGCTTTACCATTTTCCATCTGGACGGGGAGAGGCTTGTCGAGAGGGAGTATTTCACTTACGAACATAAGGAAAAGGTTTCGTGGAACAAGATAAAAAGCATAACATAGACGAACGTTATGTGCGGGAACTGGAGCGGACTGTGGCCCAGCTCAAGGAAGAACTGCGCATTGCGAACGTCAACTGTTCCGTCAATGTTCAGGAGAGGAACTGTGCCCTTTCCAGTCTCGCAGAATCCAAGGATGTGAACAGCATCCTTGACTTTAGGAATTGTCAGCTTCACAAACTGGCTCTCCATGCGTTGCACGCTTGCTTTCTCTGGAGAGCAAGATTTCTTCAAGTTACGCTGGAACAGTTTGAGAAGCCCGACGCTAAAATGTTACGCCATCGAAATGAACTCCTGGTTTGGAGTGCCATTTTCGAGGATGCATGGAAAAGGGACGTGAAGAAATTCCGTTCCTTTTTTCCACAGGACTTTATGAGACGCATGAGAATGCGTCACAATCTGGAGAGCGTGAGCCATGGATGATTTTGATAAGGAAATTTGCTCCATCATTGCCATGGTTGACGCAAATAACAGGCTGGAGTGCCTGCGTAAGGTCTATCGAGAGACTGTACTTGAAGATGGGGAAGGGAAGAATATCCCGCTGGAGCGAAAACAGTTCGCTGTGGCGGAAAGTCTCACGAAGGGCTACCTGGAAGCTGCCTTTCGTCTAGGCGTTCCTGTGGAACGTCTTTTGAACGGGCTTATGATCAATTTCACACTGCCTTTCGTGGCAGCGATCCACAAACTTGAAACGAAGGAAGGCGAAGAATGACTGCGGATGAACTTCTTACAAAGACCGACCTGGAGAAGGCTGTTTCCACCTTGAAAAACGAGCTTTTAGACTCCATCAGTGCTATGATTGGAGGCGGAGCTTCAGCCGGGAGTCGTGTTCTCAACGTCAAGCAGGCGGCAGAGTACCTCAAATGTGCAGAGGATACCGTTAGAAAGCGTGCTCAACGTGGTGAAATCGCCTATTCAAAAGACGGTCGCGACCTAAAATTCTACATTAGCGATCTAGATGAATACTTGCGCTCTAAAAGGATTATGTCGGTTGATGAGGCTTCACAAAAAGCGTCACTTCTGCGTCACTTTAGATAGGTGCAAACGCTCTGAAACCCTTATAAATAAAGGAATCTAGCGAAATTGGCATTTTAATGAACAATTATAATCCGAAACGGTAAAATTAACAGTTAACAATTAACAATTAACAATTTATAGTAAGGCGGCGGAGCCGCGATAAAACTTCATTGTTCATTGTTCATTGTTCATTATTCATTTCTATATGAGGTAATATCATGAATTACAATGATGAAGCAAAAGAAAATTTCAAGGCTCTCGCCAAGAACCCGTATCCTGGTCGTGGCATCGTCCTCGGCACTA
This sequence is a window from Fibrobacter sp.. Protein-coding genes within it:
- a CDS encoding helix-turn-helix domain-containing protein, translated to MTADELLTKTDLEKAVSTLKNELLDSISAMIGGGASAGSRVLNVKQAAEYLKCAEDTVRKRAQRGEIAYSKDGRDLKFYISDLDEYLRSKRIMSVDEASQKASLLRHFR